GGGACATACACGATCTCCGTGAACCCGATACAGCACTGCCTGCCGGCAGTACAGGCATTGTCCACTGGAAATGAAATTAGACATGGACGGCTGTGCTACGCTCATCCGCCGCCGCTAAACTCCATGGCCATACCGGTAGACCAGCGGCTCGGATAAGCTGTCTCAGTCATTGTGAAAATGGAACATTTGTGCTATTCTATAGACTTCTTCCGCCCTCACAACTGGAGCCACCCATGTCCACAGAACAGACTCAGCAGGCAGAACTGACCGCGCTCGCGCCGCAGCGCATCCTGAGCGTCCGCGGGACAATTCCGGTTGCGCAGTTGGGCAACGCGATGGGCGAACGGCTGGCGGGGCTTGCCGCCGCGCTAACGGCCCAGGGGCTGCAGGCGTCGGGACCAGTGTTTGCGCGTTATCACAGCTTCGACCCGGCCGGCGATACCGATGTCGAGCACGGTGTGCCGGTGGCCGGAACCGCCGTCAGCGCCGGTCAGGTGAGCGCCGGTGAATTGCCCTCCGGTGATGCCGTCAGCGTCTGGCACACCGGCGACCATACCACGCTGGGGCAGACTTACGGCAAAATGGGTGCGAAGGTGCAGGAATCCGGGCGCGTACCCGCCGGGCCGCCGTGGGAGGAATACCACTGGATCGACCTCAACCGCTTCGACACTGACGCGGCCTCGTGGGGGAGAGAACAATGCGTCGACGTGGCGCGTCCGCCTCGTCCAGCCGCTAAAGTAGGCGTGGCGGCCAGTAACGCGCCAGAGATTGGGTGCATTATCGTGCCAGAGTCATGCGACACTAGGGCGATCACCACACCTACAGGAGATGCGCCATGAGTACACCACTTCGCGGGCAGATTGCGCTGGTCACCGGCGCGAGCCGGGCATCGGCAAGGGGATCGCCATCGCGCTGGGCCGCGCCGGAGCGACAGTCTATGTGACCGGCCGCACCGAGGACGAGACGAAAGCGGCCGTGCCGCTGCCAGGCACGATCCATGCGACGGCGGCGGCGGTGAGTGCAGCGGGCGGGATGGGCATCGCGGTGCGCTGCGACCACACCGACGAAAAGCAGGCGAAAGCAGCGGTCCGGCGCGTGATCCGGGAGCAGGACCGCATCGACATCCTTGTCAACAACGCCTGGCGCGGCTACGAAGGGTATGTGACGGGCAAGCACTTCGCCCCGGCCACCCCTTCTGGAAGAAGCCGCTCGTCTACTGGGACGAGAACATGGACGGCGCGCTGGACCTATATGATGACCGCCCTGACCGCTCCCCAGATGGTCAAGCAGGGCGGCGGGATCGTGGTGAACATCACCTTCAATCCGGGACTGGTTGACCCCGCCTATGGCGCATCAAAAGCCGCGGTCGACCGGCTGACGGCGGAATTCGCGCAGGCGCTCAAGCCGCATCAGGTTGCCGTGATGGGGTTGTACCCCGGTCTGGTGCGGACCGAAAACGTCCTGAAGAACGCGCGCTGGTTCGATATGACGCAGTCGCAGTCGCCGGAGTTCACCGGCCGCGCGGTTGCCGCGCTGGCCGCCGATCCGGCGCGTATGGCGAAATCGGGCGCCTCGTATGTCGTCGCCGATCTGAGTGCCGAGTATGGCTTTCAGGACGACCCGTATGTCCCGTGAGCGGGACTGAGGCCTACATCACGCGGGGAAGCTCGATAATGTCGGTGGAAAGTGCCCCGTCGTCGCCGATGGTCAGCCGACCGACCGTGGGGATCGGACGGCACTCCGGCGGGGGGTGGCTTCGGAGCGGCGCAGCCAGACCGGCAGCGCGAGACGGCGCACGAAAGGCTGTGGCACGGTCATCTGCCAGCGCAGCATGTCGGGCGTCGGGGTTGAACAGCAGCACGCCGTCGTGGACGCCGCTGTACGTGCGGTGCCAGTGGCCGAACACGATGGCCTCTATTGCGTCGTCCTTGAACCAGCGCAGCAGGTCGCCAAACATACCGTTCCACGGGTCGGTCTTAAAGCCGAGCAGTTTGCGGACGCGGTCGCGTTTTTCGATCACAAATGGGCGGTGGCCGTGGGTCAGACCGATGTGCTTCCCGCCGACACTCACGACGCGGCGCAGCGGCAGCCGGAACTGGTCGTCGTCGCCAGAACCGCCTCGACCGGCGCGATCTGCGTCAGCCGCTCCAGCACGTCCGGCGTCTCGATATCGCCAGCATGCAGGATCAGCGAAACCCCCGCAAAGGCCGCCTCGATAGCCTCCCACTGGATGGCCGAGACGCGGGTAGGCCAGTGGGTGTCGCTCAACACGCCGATCTCAACCGCCATCAGGGACTCGTCTCGCTGCGGCCAATGAATTCGACGGTGCCGCACAGATCGATACGCCACGCCTGCCGCACGGTCAGGTTACCGCCATGGGACGTGGTGCTGTAGCGCAGGTGACCGGTGTCCTCCCAGACGAGTGCCGGCGTGGTCAGCGCCGGCGCTATCGGCATCTCCGCCAGCCGCCGGACGCTGCGAATATCCGCCAGCCAGATTTCGTACGTCTCTGGCTCATGCCAAACACTCCACGCGGCACGCGGCCCAGCAGGGTGCAGGCAGCCACCTGCACCCTGCGGATCAGGCATTAGCGCGCCGGCGAACAGGGCCATCAGCAAGAACAGCACCGTCATGGCGGCGGGGTGGCCTCAGTTCGTGACCAGTTCGACGATCTCGCCCGCACAGGTCGATGCGCCAATCGGCGCGGCCGTCGGGCACAAAATAGCCATAGCGGATATGCGTGGCGTCGTCCCACTGGACGAACGGCGCGACCCCCTGCGGCACATCGAACGTAGTCAGTACGACCGGCGCTGTGCCGGCTTCGTCGCTCGGGCCATCGGCTGACGTGATTCGCAGATCAACCGTCTTCGGATTGGCCGGGTCCTGCCATCGCCACTCGGCCACACGGTAGCCATCGGGTGAAAGCGTGATCGACGGGAAGAACGCCTGCTGGCCGGAGAACAATTCTTCGACGGCCGGTTCGCTGCCCAGCGTCACCTCATACACCACGAACGGGCTGTCGAAACGGCCGGTATTCGGGTCGTGATACGGGGTGAGCAGCGTGCGGAAGGTCGGCACCTCAGCTTCGGCATCCCACACCAGTTCGGGATACATCACCGACTCGCCCAGACCGATCGCCACCGCGCCCTCGAACAGCACCACGGGATTCCGGCCGCGGGTATCGGTCACCCGGATGGTGTCGTGCGCCATCAGGACAATTGACTGGCCGTCGGGAGCGACATAGAACTGCCCCGCTTCGCCGTATGGAAGCCGTTCGGTCAGGATTCCAGTGTCGAGATCAAGCGACCACAGGTCGAGCGGGATTTCGAAGTAGATGCCTTCGGCGTCGGTCGAGACCTCGGTATTGAACAGCACGGTATGGGTGCCGGGGACAAACTGCGGGGTTCATCAGGCTCACCGCATCGCGGAAGTCCTCGGTGCGCAGGCTCATCAGCGTCTCGTGGGTGAGGATTTGCGTCATCTCGCCATCCTTATAGGCGAAGACACCGACAAAGAAGCGGTCGGTTGCCAGCACCAGCAGCACTTTGCCGTCGTCCGACCGCCAGAAGCTGCCGCGCGCGCAGGCCATCCGGGCAAGTTGAACGGCGTATCGACGCCGCTGATCACCACGTCGCCGGCCTCATCCACAAAGGCGCGTTCCGGCGCCAGCAGCGGCAGCTGATACGGAGGCAGCGGGCACTCGACCGGCTGCGGCTGCGCCGTCGCAGGCATAATTGCCAAAATAGCGGCGAGGATGAGAAGCATTACTGTCATCATGTTCGGAATTCCTGTTCATGGGTGGTGCAATCACTCCAGACGCTGAAATGCGACCTGAAGTTCCACCGATCTACGCAACAGGATAGCGCAAGCCGCCTCCGGCGTTCTTGCCGCGCACTCTACGCGATCTCGTCTGCGGGTGGCGCTTGCTCTACGGACAGCCCACGGGCCAGCCTGACCGCGCGTCCACCCAGCCAGATTCCGGGGATCAGTAGCAGCGCGCCGCCGGTGATGGCAGCCCTCACGCCGAATACGTTCCCAACCCATCCGAGCGGGATGCCGCCGACCAGTTGGCCGACCGCATCGGTCTGGCCGTCCATGCTCAGTACCGTCGCCCGCACACGGGGGTCGATGCCGCGGTTAATCAGGCTCAGGTGCAGCGGTCCGACGATACTGCGCAGCGGCCGATCAGGAACAGGCACAGCAGCGATATCCAGACCGCCCCTGCATTTGCGAACAGCAGGAACAGCGCCACCAACCCGACAATGACCAGCCACAACCGCGCGCCACCGATTGGGGTCCTCGCTGTCGATGCGCCGGCGCACGCGCTGGGCGCACAACTGCGCCGATCAGCAGCGAGACCATCCGGATAATCCCGAACCACAGCACCTCGCGCTCTGGTCAGGGCTGGCCGCGCCCAGCAGCGGCAGGTCGGTGAAGACCGGCAAGTCGAAGTTGTCGAGCAGGTGCTTGGTCCACAGCCGGTCGTAACTCTCGCCTCTGCGCCGCGAATACCAGCGTAATGCGGTCAGCGTGACCATCAACGGCGCGCGCGGATCGTATTCAACCCGG
The sequence above is drawn from the Candidatus Flexicrinis proximus genome and encodes:
- a CDS encoding GyrI-like domain-containing protein, coding for MSTEQTQQAELTALAPQRILSVRGTIPVAQLGNAMGERLAGLAAALTAQGLQASGPVFARYHSFDPAGDTDVEHGVPVAGTAVSAGQVSAGELPSGDAVSVWHTGDHTTLGQTYGKMGAKVQESGRVPAGPPWEEYHWIDLNRFDTDAASWGREQCVDVARPPRPAAKVGVAASNAPEIGCIIVPESCDTRAITTPTGDAP
- a CDS encoding SDR family NAD(P)-dependent oxidoreductase; amino-acid sequence: MRHEYTTSRADCAGHRREPGIGKGIAIALGRAGATVYVTGRTEDETKAAVPLPGTIHATAAAVSAAGGMGIAVRCDHTDEKQAKAAVRRVIREQDRIDILVNNAWRGYEGYVTGKHFAPATPSGRSRSSTGTRTWTARWTYMMTALTAPQMVKQGGGIVVNITFNPGLVDPAYGASKAAVDRLTAEFAQALKPHQVAVMGLYPGLVRTENVLKNARWFDMTQSQSPEFTGRAVAALAADPARMAKSGASYVVADLSAEYGFQDDPYVP
- a CDS encoding metallophosphoesterase family protein, with protein sequence MAVEIGVLSDTHWPTRVSAIQWEAIEAAFAGVSLILHAGDIETPDVLERLTQIAPVEAVLATTTSSGCRCAAS